A window of Mycolicibacterium holsaticum DSM 44478 = JCM 12374 genomic DNA:
GCGACGCCCCACCCGGCATCACGACGGCGCCGACGTAGGGCGCCTGGAACACCCGGAACGGGGTGTCCTTGAAGTAGTCGGTCAGCTCGACGAGTTCCAGGCCGAACCGCAGGTCGGGCTTGTCGGTGCCGTAGCGGCGCATCGCCTCGGCATAGGTGATCCGCGGCAGCGGCGTGGGCACCTGGTAGCCGATCAGTGCCCACAGCGCCGTGACGATCTCCTCGGAGATCGCGATGACGTCCTCGGTGTCCACGAAGCTCATCTCCATGTCGAGCTGGGTGAACTCCGGCTGCCGGTCGGCGCGGAAATCCTCGTCGCGGTAGCACCGCGCGATCTGGTAGTACCGCTCCATACCGGCCACCATCAGCAGCTGCTTGAACAGCTGCGGGCTCTGCGGCAGCGCGTAGAACGATCCGGGCTGCAGCCGGGCGGGCACCAGGAAGTCACGCGCCCCCTCCGGCGTCGACCGCGTCATCGTCGGCGTCTCGATCTCGACGAAGTCGTGGCGCGCCAGCACCTCACGCGCCGCCGAATTCACCTTGGAGCGCAACCGGATTGCGTTGCCCGGGCCTTCGCGTCGCAGATCGAGATAGCGGTACTTGAGGCGGGCTTCCTCGCCGGCCTGTTCGTCGAGTTGGAACGGCAGCGGCGCGCTCTCCCCCAGCACCGTCAGCGACGTGGCGTTTACCTCGATTTCACCGGTGGGGATCTCGGGGTTGGTATTGCCCTCGGGACGGACCTCGATGATGCCGTCGACGGCGATGCAGAACTCCGCACGCAGCCGGTGGGCGGCTTCCAGCACGTCGGGCTCTCGGAACACCACCTGCGACACCCCGGAGGCGTCGCGCAGATCGATGAAGATGACCCCGCCGTGGTCGCGGCGGCGTGCCACCCAACCGGCCAACGTCACCTTCTGACCGGCGTCGGCGGATCGCAACGACCCGGCGGCGTGACTGCGCAGCACTCAAACTCCCTGGAAATCGGCTGATGGGGACAACTGCCCAAGTGTAAAGGTGCCCGTTCGGCCGGTAGCTTGGCCTGCGTGCGCACCGTAACCGCCGTCGTCGGCCCAGGCGCCATCGGTTCCACCGTGGCGGCCCTGCTGCACGCGGCCGGACACCAGGTGATGTTGTGCGGGCGGACACCGCGGGACTCGATCGAGGTCAGGCCCGATGACGGCGACCCGATTGTGGTGCCGGGACCCGTGCTGACCGACCCGGCGCTCGTCGACGGCCCGGTCGACGTGGTGCTGCTGGCGGTGAAGGACACCCAGACCGAGCAGTCGGCTGGCTGGCTGGCCAGGTTGTGCGACGAACGCACCGTGGTCGCCGCGCTGCAGAACGGCGTCGAACAGGTCGAGCGCGTCGGCCGCTACTGCCCTACGTCGACGGTCGTGCCCGTGGCCGTGTGGGTTTCGGCTGAACCGGCACCCGAAGGCCACATTCGGTTACGTACCGCGGCGCGGCTGGTGCTGCCCGAGGTGTCCGCGGCCCAGACGCTGGTCGACCTTTTCGAGGGTAGCGCGGTCGCCGTCGAGACCGACCCGAACTTTCTCAGCGCGGCGTGGCACAAACTTCTCGTCAACGCGGTCGTGGGGTTCATGGTCCTCACGGGGCGCCGGGCCGGCATGTTCCGCCGCGACGACGTGGCCGACCTGGCGCGCCGCTACCTCGCCGAGTGCTTGGCGGTCGCGCGCGCCGACGGTGCGCAGCTGGGCGATGAGGTCGTCGACCAGGTCGTCAACCTGCTCGCCAAGTCACCGGAGGACATCACCACGTCGATGCTCACCGACCGCCAGGCTGGGCGCCGGTTGGAGTGGGACATCCGCAACGCGGTGATCTTGCGTAAAGCGGCCGTCCACGGCATCGCCACCCCGATCAGCGACGTGATCGTTCCGCTGCTGGCGGCGGCCAGCGACGGACCCGGCTAGACACCGAAACCGACGCGATGGTCGATCTGCGGTGAGAACCAGCCAAAGCGTCGGTCGCGGATAACCACACGGGCGGCACGGGTCGGCGATATCGTTCCCGCACCGATCGAGCGACGGCCTCCTGGGAGGCGACTAATGGAGGCACCGGCACGCTGCCCCACCTGTGGCACCGAAGCGCGTACCGGCGCCCGGTTCTGCGACGGATGCGGAACCGCGCTGGATCAACCTCACATCGCTGAGTACAAGCAGGTGACGGTGCTGTTCGCCGACGTGGTCCGGTCGATGGATATCGCCGCGGTGCTTGGTCCCGAGCGGCTCCGGGAGGTGATGACGGAGCTCGTGCTGCGCGCCACCGCCGTCATCCGTCGCTACGACGGCACCGTCAACCAGTTCACCGGCGACGGGATCATGGCGCTGTTCGGCGCTCCACGCGCGTTGGAGGATCACGCTCGTCGGGCCTGTCTGGCCGCACTCGACGTCCAGGAAGAGGTCCGTACCTTGGCGGCGGAGACCGCTCGCCGCGACGGGATCTCCCTGCAGCTGCGGATCGGGCTCAACTCCGGAATGGTTGTGGCCGGCGACATCGGTCCGGAGGCTCTCGCATACACGGCCGTCGGCGAGCACGTCGGGATGGCCCAGCGGATGGAATCTGTGGCGCCACCCGGTGGCGTGATGCTCAGCGAATCCACGGCCCGACTGGTCGAAAGCGACACGCTACTCAGCGACCCGCAGCCAGTGCGCATCAAAGGGTCGACCGCGCCGGTGACGGCCCGCCGGCTGATAGGGGTCGGCAACTCTCGCCGCACGGGTCAGCGCACCCCGCTGGTGGGTCGGGAGCGCGAGATACGCCTGCTAGAAGCGGCGCTCGAGGACGCGCTCAGCGGCCGCGGGCGCGTCATCGGGATCAAAGGAGCTCCCGGCATCGGCAAGAGCCGGATCACTCAGGAGGTGGTGGCAAGGGCCACGCACCTGGGCCTCGATATCTTCTCGGCGTACTGCGAATCGCATACCAGCCAGATTCCGTTCTTCGTCGCTGCCGAGCTGCTGCGCTCCTTCTTCGGGGTCGAGGGGTTGGCCCCGGCCGCCGCCGCGATCAGGATCAGAACCACAGTGCCCCAGGCAAATCCCGAGGATCTCGACCTCCTGCACGACCTGCTCGGTATCGGTGACCACGGCGCAACCAGTGGTATCGACCCCGACGCCCGCAGGCGCCGGCTCACCGGATTGCTCGACGCAGCCCTGCTGGCGCGCACCGAACCCGCCGTCTACGTGATCGACGATGTTCAGTGGATCGACGCCGTGAGCGAATCGATGCTCACCGATCTGGTTTCAACGGTCGCGAAAACACCTGCGCTGGTGCTGATCACGTACCGCCCCGAGTATCGCGGTGCGCTCAGCCGGGCAGGCGACTCAGGCGTCGTCTCTGACATGGTTGCGCTCAGCCCACTGGACCGCTCGCAGACGTCGACGCTGCTCGCCGAGTTGTTGGGGTCGGATCCGTCCGTCGCGCAGATCGCCGAGCGCATCGCCGACCGCAGCGCAGGCAACCCATTCTTCACCGAAGAGATCGTGCGTGACCTGGCTGAGCGCAGAATCCTCGACGGCGGGCGCGGCTCCTACGTCTGTCGCGGCGACGGCGGGGTCAGCGTTCCGCCGACCGTACAGGCCACCATCGCCGCTCGCATCGACCGCCTCGGAGCGGCCGCCAAGCGAACGCTCAACGCGGCATCGGTGATCGGTTCGCCGTTCGGGGCTCGGCTGCTGAGCGCACTCGATGTTTTCGAGGTGGCCGAGTTGATCGACGCCGAACTCGTCGAACCGGTATCGATGTCGGAGTACGCATTCCGACATCCGTTGATCCGCTCGGTCGCCTACGAGTCGCAGCTCAGATCGAGCCGTTCACAGCTGCATCGACAGGTCGCCGCCGCCGTCGAGCATCAGGATCCGTCGTCAGCCGACAAGAACGCTGCCCTGATCGCAACGCACCTCGAGGCAGCTGGCGACCTGCATGGGGCCTTCGATTGGCACATGCGGGCCGGGACATGGTCGGTACACCGCAATATCGCTGCCGCGCGGATGAGTTGGGAGCGGGCGCGGTCCGTCGCCGACGAACTGCCCGCCGACGATCCAGCGGTAACACACATGCGCATTGCCCCGCGAACGTTGTTGTGCGCCACCATCTGGCGGGTCGGCGGAAGCCTTGCCGACGTGGGATTCGACGAGTTGCGTGAACTCGCGACAGCGGCGGGCGACATGCGATCGCTGGCACTCGGGATGACCGGCTGGGTGCAGATGCTGAACTTCTACGGCAAATACGCCGAAGCGTCGCGGCTGGCCACTGAATTCGCCGACCTGTTGGATTCCATCGATGATCCCGAAATGACCGTGGGGCTGATGTCCATTCCCATCGTTGCGAAGTGGGACGCAGGAGAAATGGCCGAAGCCCTCAGACTGGCACAGCGCGCGATCGAACTCTCCAACGGTGACCCGTGCATGGGCAACATGATCATCGGCTCACCACTCGCGTTCGCGCTCGTGCTCCGCGCGTCGGCCTCATCCATCCTCGGAATCGACGGGTGGAAGGACGATTATGACCGGGCGATCGAGATCGCCCGTGCGGTAGACAAGTTCACCTTCTGCACCGCGGTGATGTTCAAGTACATCGCCGTCGAGAATTGGGCTTTGCTTTCCGATGAGGCGGCAATGCGCGACACCGCTGAGGCATTGGCGGTCGCACAGCAGTTCGGCGATGACTTCACGCTGACCACTTGTGAATTCGTGCGTGGCACCGTTTTGGTGCGGCGCGGCGACGCCGATCGCGCACACGGGTTCGAACTACTCGCCAGGTGTCGGGAGGTGGCGTTGGAGCACCGGTTCACCATCATCGCCGCGTGGTGCGCTGACCTTGACGTCGCGGCGGAGAAGATTCGCACGGGCGACTTCGACACGGCGATCGAGTTGTGCCGCAGTGTCCTCGACGAAGAGATACGCGCGGGCGAGATGATGAATCGCGGCTGGACCACCACGGTGCTCGTCGACGCACTGCTCCGGCGTCGACGCCCGGGAGATTTGGACCAGGCTCAGGCAGCGGTGAATCGATTGGCCGCCATGCCGACCGAGCCTGTTTACCTCTACCACGAGCTACCCCTGATGCGGATGAGGGCAATGCTGGCGAAAGCACGCGGCGACGACGCGACCTTTGCCGACCTCCGCGACCGCTACCGCGCGCGGGCGGAGGAGGTGGGCATGGAGGGTCATATCGCGATCGCCCGCGCGATGGACTAGACACCGAAACCGACGCAATGGTCGATTCGGCAGCGAAGGCCAGCCAAAGCGTCGGGCTCGGCGCGCCTACCTCGAACGGCCCCGGCTAGACACGGTCCCCTAGGGTGTATGGCCATGAAGGCATGCGAACGCGTCGGCCTTGACTTCATCGACGACGCACCGTTTCGGTTCGTCAGCACCGTCGACCTGGCGATCACTCCCGAGCAGCTGTTCGAGGTGCTCGCCGACGCCGAGTCCTGGCCGCAGTGGGCCACGGCGATCACCCAGGTGACCTGGACCAGCCCGGAACCCCGCGGCGTCGGCACCACCCGTACCGTGCGCATGCGCGGCGGAATCGTCGGCGACGAGGAGTTCCTGGCCTGGCAGCCCTACAGCCACATGGCCTTCCGGTTCAACGAGGCCTCCAGCGGCAGCATCGCGGCGTTCGCGGAGGACTACCGGGTGGTGAAAACCCCGGGCGGCTGCCATCTGACCTGGGTGATGGCGATGAAACCCCACGGCGTCGCGGCCCGCATCGGCATGACGCTGGGACGGCCGGTGATGGGCTGGGTGTTCCAGAAGTTCCTGCACAACCTGCGCGACTACTCCAACAGGCGGTACGCGGTGTCCTGATCCGCCCGCATTCCCCGCGAGATCGCACGCCTTGATCCCGCTTTCTGTCCCGGAACCTGGTTTCACGCCCAATCGCGGTGTGCAAAGCTGGTCGGCATGACCTTCAACGAGGGCATGCAGATCGACACCAGCACCACATCGAGCAGCGGCGGCGGACGCGGCCCCGGCCGGGGAGTCGCAATCGGCGGAGGTGTCGGTGGCCTGCTGGTCCTCGTCGTTGCGCTGTTTCTGGGCGTCGATCCCAGCACCGTCGTGCCCCAACAGCAGATCGGCACGGGCGAAGTCGGCGCCCCCGGTTTCGATCTCAGCCAGTGCAAGACCGGGGCCGACGCCAACGAGTTGGCCGAGTGCCGTGTCGTGGCCACCGGCAACTCGGTCGACGCCGTATGGCAGCAGTTGATGCCCGGATATGAGCGCCCAAGCGTCCGGCTGTTCACCGGGTCCGTGCAGACCGCTTGCGGCCCGGCCACCAGCGATGTCGGGCCGTTCTACTGCCCGGCCGATCAAACCGCCTACTTCGACGTCGACTTCTTCGACGTGCTGAAGAACCAGTTCGGTTCCAGTGGCGGTCCGTTGGCGCAGGAGTACGTGGTGGCTCACGAGTTCGGCCACCACGTGCAGAATCTGCAGGGCACGCTGGCACGCGCGCAGGGCGCGGGAGCCAAAGGCGCTACCGGCGGCGGCGTGCGCACCGAGCTGCAGGCCGACTGCTACGCCGGGGTGTGGGCACACTACGCGGCCATCACCAAACAGGAGAGCACCGGCGTCCCGTTCCTGGAGCCGTTGAGCGACAAGGACATCAGCGACGCATTGTCGGCCGCGGCCTCGGTGGGCGATGACCGCATCCAGAAGCAGGCCACCGGTCAGGTCAACCCCGAGGCGTGGACACACGGTTCGGCCGCGCAGCGGCAGAAGTGGTTCACCGAGGGGTACCGCACCGGCGACCCGAACAAGTGCGACACCTTCACGACGAACAACCTTGGCTAGGACGTCAACGGCCGTCGACGCCGTCGCCGAACGCTATCTCCAAGTGGCCGCCGCCCTGGATCCCTGCGCAGCAACGGATATGGGCATCACCGGCCACGACGACAACATCACCGACTACTCCCCCGCAGGCGTGGCCGCGCGCGTCGAGGCGGCCCGAAACGCGTTGCGCGAACTCGACGGTGTGCAACCCGTAGACGACGTGGACCAGGTGACCATCGCCGCGATGCGGGACCGCCTCGGGATCATGATCGAACAGCACGACGCCGGCCTCGACGTCGGCGCCTTGAACGTGATCGCCTCACCACTGCAGGCGATGCGCGACGTGTTCGATCTGATGGCCACCGAAACCGAGGACGACTGGGCGTTGATCGCGGCGCGGTTGTCGCGGTTGCCGGACCGGGTCGCCGGCTATGCAGACGCGTTGCGTGCGTCGGTTGCCGACGGGCGCGCTCCTGCGGTGCGCCAGGTCGCGCGTGGGATCGAGCAGGCGACCGGCATCCAGCACTTCTTCGTCGATATGGTCGCCGACGCCGTGCCCGATAACGCGGTGCTGCAAGAGGATTTGCGCCAGAGTGCGGCCAACGCCGCCAATGCCTACCGCGAGCTCGGCAGGGTCCTCGGAGACGAGGTCGCGCCGTATGCGCGCCAGGAAGACGCCGTCGGCCGCGACGAATACCGGTTGTGGTCCCGGTCGTTCCTGGGCGCGACGGTCGACTTCGACGAAGCCTACGAGTGGGGCCTGACCCAGCTGGAAGCCATTGTCGCCGAGCAGGAGTCGACCGCGGCCCAGCTGTATCCGGACGTGACGGTGGCCGAGGCGCTGCGCCGCCTCGACGAGGAGGAGCGCTACGTCGTGGCAGGTGTCGACGCGCTGCAGTCCTGGATGCAGGATCTGTCGGACCGCGCCGTCGAATCGCTTGCCGGCACGCATTTCGACATCGCCGCACCGCTGCGACGGCTGGAGTGCAGGATCGCACCCACCCACACCGGTGGCATCTACTACACCGGCCCGTCGGAGGATCTGACGCGGCCGGGCCGGATGTGGTGGTCGGTGCCGCACGGCGTCGACACGTTTCACACCTGGCGCGAAACCACGACCGTGTACCACGAGGGGGTACCAGGACATCACCTGCAGATCGGGCGCGCTGTGGTGCTGGCCGACCGGCTCAACCGGTGGCGCCGACTGGGCTGCTGGGTGTCGGGCCACGGTGAGGGCTGGGCGTTGTACGCCGAGCGGTTGATGGCCGAGTTGGGCTGGCTTGACGATCCCGGTAATCGGCTGGGGATGCTTGACGCTCAGCGCTTTCGGGCCGCCAGGGTCTGCATCGACATTGGGGTGCACTGCGGTCTGACCGCGCCCGACGGCGGTGTGTGGGACGCCGAGCGGGCGTGGGAGTTTCTCCGAACCCACAGCGCGATGAACGACGAGCATCTTCAGTTCGAACTGGACCGTTACCTGGGCTGGCCGGGTCAGGCACCCTCGTATGCGATCGGGCAGCGGATCTGGCAACAGCTACGCGACGAGATGCTCGGGCGGGGCGCGGCCCTCAGAAATTTTCACAGCCGCGCGCTGGATCTGGGCGGATTACCGCTGGATGTGCTCAGGTCGGCGCTGTTGAGTGATTTCGCGACGAGCTGATCCGCTGTGCTCGGCGGCCGCGGCGCTCTAGCGTCATGGTCATGGACGCTGTGACCGTAACGCCGCAGCTGACCATGCTGCGGGTGCAGGGCTGGCAGGTCTATGTCTGGAACGACGCGGGCTCGGTGACGCTGATCGACTCCGGCGCACCCGGATCCGGCGCACAGATCGCGGCAGCGGTGCGCGGTATCGACCGGATCGTGCTGACGCACGGGCACGTCGACCACGTCGGGTCGGCAGCCGAACTGCGCAGCGCGACGGGCGCCGCCGTGTTCGCAGGCGCAGGCGACGCGGCCGCGATCCGCGCCGGTAGCGCCCTGCCGCCGCCGGTGTTCGAGGACTGGGAAGTGCCGATCCACCAACAGGTTTCGGCTGGCCTGCCCGACGCGGCGCCGCCGGTGACCGTCGACCGGGAACTGGTCGACGGCGATGTGCTGGACTTCGGCGGCGGCGCCGAGGTGCTTTCGGTGCCCGGCCACACCGAGGGCAGCATCGCCATCCACCTGCCGCGGCACGGGGTGCTGTTCACCGGTGACACGGTCGCCAACGTCGGCGCCGTGATGCTTGGCGCCTTCAACCAGGACCGCGCACGAACCGTCGCCTCGTTCCGGCGGTTGGCCGCCCTCGATGTCGAAACCGCATGTTTCGGCCACGGTGACCCGCTAGCGTCGTCTGCTGGCCCGCGACTTCGCGAGGTCGCGGCCGCCCTGTGAGCCGAGGAGGTTCGACGATGCGTATCGCGGTAGCCGGGGCGACGGGCAACATCGGGGCCCGCGCGGTGAGGTTCCTCGAAGACAACGGCCACGACGTGGTCAAGATCAGCCGGTCACAGGGGGTCGATCTGATGACCGGCGAGGGTCTGGACGCTGCGCTCGACGGGGTGGCGGCGGTCCTCGACACCGTCAGCGCGCCGCCCACCGACCGCGAGCAGACGGCGGCGTACTTTGGAACCACCACCGCCAACCTGCTTTCCGCCGGACACCGCGCCGGTGTGCGCCACCATGTTTTGTTGTCGATCGTGGGAATCCACGGCATCGAGGGCAACGCGCACTACGCGGGCAAGCGCGAGCAGGAGCGGTTGGTCACCGCGGGACCCGTGCCGTGGACAATCGTGCCCGCCACTCAGTTTCACGACTTTGCGGCGATGGTCACCGGTTGGACCGAGCAGGACGGCGTGGCCACCATCGCTCCGCTGCTGGTGCAGCCGATCGCGCCCGACGACGTCGCCCGGGTGCTGGCCGAGGTGGTCACCGGTGAACCGCAAGGCCGGTATTTCGACGTCGCGGGACCCGAAACCCAGGACTTGGTCGACATGGCGCGCCGGACGCTGACGGCCAAGAGCCGGCACGTGAAACTCGTGCCGACGTGGTCGGGGATTTTCGGGGTTTCGATGGCGGGAAACGTGTTGTTGCCCGGGGAGAATGCCCGCATCGAGGCGACCACGTTCGACGACTGGCTCGCGGCCGGCGCCAACTGACAGGAGATCCCACCGATGACGAACCCCGATGCCCCGTTGGCCGGCAAGGTCGCCTATGTGACGGGCGCCGCGCGCGGGCAGGGCCGCGCGCACTGCGTCCGACTGGCCCGTGCCGGCGCCGACATCGTCGCGATCGACGCGTGCGGTCCGGTCGCCGAGCACAACGGCTACCCGCCCGCGTTGCCCGAAGACCTCGCCGAGACCGTCAGCCTCGTCGAGGGCGAGGGCCGCAAGATCGTCGCCGACCGGGTCGACGTCCGCGACGCCGCCGGACAGCAGCGGGTGGTGTCCGACGCGGTGGAACAATTCGGCCGCCTCGACATCGTCGTCGCCAACGCCGGGGTGATGAATTGGGGCCGGCTGTGGGAGATTTCGGCTCAGCAGTGGCAAGACGTGCTCGACGTCAACCTGACCGGCGTATGGAACACGATCAAAGCCGTTGTGCCGCCGATGATCGCGGCTGGCAACGGCGGCTCGATCATCACGATCAGTTCAGCCGCGGGCATCAAGGCCGTTCCGGGCTGCGGTCACTACTGCGCGAGCAAGTTCGGCCTCGTCGGGCTGACCAACTCGCTGGCGGTCGAACTCGGCGAGTACGGGATTCGCGTCAACTCGGTCCACCCGTACGGCACCGACACCCCGATGGGTAACGACACCTCGATGTGGCAGATCTTCGCCGACCACCAGACCTACATCCACAGCTTCTCGCCCGGTGCGCTGCCGACGGACTCGCTGGCCGACCCGGACCTGATCTCCGACATCGTGCTCTGGTTGGCCAGCGACGCGTCGGCTCTGGTGACCGCGGCCCAAATCCCCGCGGACAAGGGCTATCTGAAGATCTAAGTCCTCACCATCCTCCCACGAGCAGACGCAAAGGGCCCCATTTCGCCGCGGACATGGGGCCCTTTGCGTCTGCTCGCGCTGAAAAGGTGCTTAGAGCCGGGACTGTTCCTTGATCGCGGTGTCGGTGGTGCGCAGCGGCCGGATCAACGCGTCCTGGGCGAAGGAGGCGATCAGCTCACCGGACTCGGTGTGCACCGCCCCGCGCACGTAGGACATGCCCGCGCCGACCTGCGTGCTCTCGTGGCTGTACAGGAGCCAGCCATCCCAGGAGAACGGCTCATGAAAACTCACCGACACCGTCATCGGCGCGGTCGAGACGGTCAGGTGTGACTGTGCGGTACCGATACCGGCATGCGCCCGCATCGTCGTCGAAATACCAAGGTGTCCAGTGAAATAGGCGATCAGCGCCTTGGCCAGATCGTCACGACTCGGGATCGGGTCGTAGTGCAGCCAGGCGTACAGCTCGGGCGGGCCGACCTCGTCGGGGCTGTTGACGTCGACCACATCGACCAGCCGCAGCTCGCGTCCGGCCATCGGCATCTCGGCGACGTTGGCGTCCGCCGGCGCCGCCACGTCCGGGCGGGACAACTGGTGCCGGATGACGTCGGCGGTGGGCACGTCGGCCAGCACCGTCACCGTGATGCAGCGCTTCCCGTTCTGCTTGGCGGCGATGACGGCCGTTGCAGTGGAACGTCCTTCGGCGACGACGTCGATCTCCAGCTCGACAGGGCCGGCCGCGACCATCACCGCCCGCGCGAACACCGCGTGCGCCGAGCGTACCGACTTGTCCGGAAACTTCTTGGCCGCAGCGACAATCGCCTGGGCGAGCACCTGCGTGCCCTCGACCACCTGACGCTCGTCCTCGCCCGCGGGCCCGGTCTGTGCGATGAAACGGTCTTGGCCGTCGGGGGTCACGTCGAACAGGTCGAGCAGCCCCTGCACGCTCCACTGGGCTCCCACGGATGGATGCGCTGAATCTGTCGTCATGGCACCGAACAGTAACCGAGCTTCTGCAAAAGCGGTAACGTCATTACCAGCCAGATATCGCTCGCCCGCGGAAGGTTGTTCACATGGCGAAGAGCACCGGCCGCCCGGCCGGGGCCGCCAGGAAGGCGTCGACCGCCGACCCCGCCGTCGACCCGGAAGCGCGCTCCAAGCGGTTCATGAAGTCCGCGCTGGCCATCCTCGGCGAGACGGGACGCACGGACTTCACCGTGCTCGAGGTGGTCGAGCGGTCCAAGACCTCGCTGCGCTCGTTCTATCAGCACTTCTCCACCAAGGACGAGCTGCTGCTGGCGTTGATCGACAAGATCATGTCGGAGTCCGCCCGCAGGTGGCGCGACCAAACCGCCGGGCTGGCAAGCCGGACCGCCCTGCGGGTGCTCATCGACCGCATCTGCACCCCGGCCGAATCCACCACCCAGGACAAGGTCAACCGCGGCCTGACCTACTACAACGACCACCTCGCCGAGACCTTGCCGCGCGAGTATGCGCGCGTGCTGTCCCCGCTGCACGAGCTGATCAAAGACATCATCAGGCGAGGCATCGCCGAGGGTGAATTCCGCGGCGACCTCGACGTCGAGGCCAAGGCCGCACTGATCATGCAGTCCGCGCTGGGCGCGATGCGGCTGCAGGTGCTGGGCGCAGAGCTCAACGGCATGCCCATCGCCGCCGACCAGATCTACGAATTCTGTGTCGGCGGATTGCGCGCCGACCCCGACGACCGCACCTGACCTGCGCAATGCCGGCCCCCTCAGGGGTGGTGTTTTCGCTGGTACAGACGTGGTAATGTCATTACCAGCAGTGCAGAACCAGACTTCCAGGAGGCGGAAATGGCCCGCAAGCTCCCCTATCCGGTGTTCGACGCCGACAACCACTTCTACGAGCCCAAAGAGGCGCTGACCAAGTTCCTGCCGGACCACCGCAAGAACGTCATCGACTACATCGAGGTGCGGGGGCGGACCAAGATCATGGTGCGCAACCAGGTCAGCGACTACATCCCCAACCCGACGTTCGAGGTGGTCGCCCGGCCCGGCGCCCAGGAGGACTACTTCCGGCACGGCAGCGGCGGCAAGAGCTTCCGCGAGGTGATGGGCAAGCCGATGAAGGCGATCCCCGCGTTCCGCGAACCCGCGGCGCGTCTCGAGGTCATGGACAGCCTCGGCCTGGACTACTCGCTGATGTTCCCGACGCTGGCCAGCCTGGTCGAGGAACGGATGAAGGACGACCCCGAACTCATCCACGACGTCATCCACGCCCTCAACGAGTGGATGTATGAGACCTGGCAGTTCAACTACGAGGACCGGATCTTCTCTACCCCGGTCATCACGCTGCCGATCGTCGACCGCGCCCTCGAGGAACTGGAATGGTGTCTGGAGCGCGGCGCGAAGACGGTGCTCGTGCGTCCCGCCCCGGTCCCCGGCTTCCGCGGCACCCGCTCGTTCGGGCTACCCGAATTCGACCCGTTCTGGCAGGCGTGCGTCAAGGCCGGTATTCCGGTGTCGATGCATGCATCGGACTCCGGTTACGCCGAGTACCTCAACGACTGGGAACCCGCCGACGAGTTCCTGCCGTTCAAGCCCACCGCATTTCGGATGGTCTCGATGGGCAAGCGGCCCATCGAAGACTCGATGGCCGCGCTGGTGTGCCACGGTGCGCTCTCCCGCAACCCCGACCTGCGCATCCTGTCGATCGAGAACGGCGCTGACTGGGTGCCCTACCTGTTCAAGCAGTTCGACAACACCTACAAGAAGATGCCTCAGGAGTTCCCGGAGAACCCGATCGAGGCCTTCAAGCGAGGGGTCTACGTGGCGCCGTTCTGGGAGGACGACTTCACGCAGATGGCCGAGCTGTGCGGAATCGACCGGGTGATCTTCGGGTCGGACTGGCCCCACCCCGAGGGGCTGGCCGAGCCGACCCACCTGATCGATGACCTGCAGGGCCTCGACGAAGAGGGACAGCGGAAGGTCATGGGCGGCAACATGATCGACCTGTTCAAGGTGCCCAACGAGATTGTGCACAATCCCGAGGTGCCGCCGCT
This region includes:
- a CDS encoding TetR/AcrR family transcriptional regulator; amino-acid sequence: MAKSTGRPAGAARKASTADPAVDPEARSKRFMKSALAILGETGRTDFTVLEVVERSKTSLRSFYQHFSTKDELLLALIDKIMSESARRWRDQTAGLASRTALRVLIDRICTPAESTTQDKVNRGLTYYNDHLAETLPREYARVLSPLHELIKDIIRRGIAEGEFRGDLDVEAKAALIMQSALGAMRLQVLGAELNGMPIAADQIYEFCVGGLRADPDDRT
- a CDS encoding amidohydrolase family protein, which produces MARKLPYPVFDADNHFYEPKEALTKFLPDHRKNVIDYIEVRGRTKIMVRNQVSDYIPNPTFEVVARPGAQEDYFRHGSGGKSFREVMGKPMKAIPAFREPAARLEVMDSLGLDYSLMFPTLASLVEERMKDDPELIHDVIHALNEWMYETWQFNYEDRIFSTPVITLPIVDRALEELEWCLERGAKTVLVRPAPVPGFRGTRSFGLPEFDPFWQACVKAGIPVSMHASDSGYAEYLNDWEPADEFLPFKPTAFRMVSMGKRPIEDSMAALVCHGALSRNPDLRILSIENGADWVPYLFKQFDNTYKKMPQEFPENPIEAFKRGVYVAPFWEDDFTQMAELCGIDRVIFGSDWPHPEGLAEPTHLIDDLQGLDEEGQRKVMGGNMIDLFKVPNEIVHNPEVPPLVIPA